A DNA window from Litorivicinus lipolyticus contains the following coding sequences:
- a CDS encoding YceI family protein: MKMTLISAALLASSTAFAGDYKIDETHSVATFLISHLGFAKLPGRFNEMAGTYRHADDFSTVELSVTVNAASVDTNHGKRDEHLAGPDFFDSRQYPEITFVSTNYAGDAAGGVLSGDLTMMGVTKTVAFDVVVEGEGDDPWGNYRQGLTASTTLDRTEYGMNYGVPGIPAEFDVVVYIEGVRQ, from the coding sequence ATGAAAATGACTTTGATTAGCGCGGCCTTGTTGGCCTCGTCGACTGCCTTTGCGGGCGACTATAAAATTGACGAGACCCACTCGGTGGCGACTTTTTTGATTAGCCACTTGGGGTTCGCCAAGTTGCCGGGTCGCTTCAACGAAATGGCCGGCACCTACCGTCATGCGGATGACTTTTCGACGGTGGAGCTGTCCGTCACGGTCAACGCCGCGTCGGTTGATACCAATCATGGCAAACGCGACGAGCACCTGGCCGGCCCCGACTTTTTCGATTCACGCCAGTACCCCGAGATCACCTTTGTGTCGACCAACTATGCCGGTGATGCGGCGGGTGGCGTGCTAAGTGGCGATTTAACGATGATGGGCGTAACCAAGACCGTGGCGTTTGACGTGGTGGTCGAAGGCGAGGGCGACGATCCCTGGGGTAACTACCGCCAAGGATTGACCGCCAGCACAACGCTGGATCGGACTGAATACGGCATGAACTACGGCGTCCCGGGTATCCCGGCCGAGTTTGACGTGGTCGTCTACATCGAAGGCGTGCGTCAGTAA
- a CDS encoding mandelate racemase/muconate lactonizing enzyme family protein, translated as MKITRVDTYVLDHRLEQAFESASARFDRRQHMLVEIECDNGLIGWGECLGPTGPNAAMVAAYAPLLLGRDPLETEKLWTQLYHTFRDQGQRGISVTALSGIDVALWDIKGKFFDVPVSTLLGGRFRESVKAYATGSFRKDGVDPVADIAAEVAGYRDQGFHAVKIKIGFDVEQDLEIIRTVRDVIGPDMRLMIDGNHGYDVIEAIEVGRRAAPHRIDWFEEPVLPELLAAYAEVKAGQPIPVAGGETWHGRWGMQAPVEQRCIDILQPDLCGAGGFSECRRIADFAGLHGIRLVPHVWGTAVQIAASLQFIAAMVPSPPRRNPIEPILEFDRTENPFRQAVVTTPIEHVKGVVAIPSGPGLGIEINRDAVAEFSVCRP; from the coding sequence ATGAAGATTACTCGCGTCGATACCTATGTGCTGGACCATCGGTTGGAGCAAGCCTTTGAAAGCGCCTCGGCGCGTTTTGATCGTCGCCAGCATATGCTGGTCGAAATCGAATGCGACAATGGCCTGATTGGCTGGGGTGAATGTTTGGGCCCGACCGGGCCGAATGCGGCGATGGTGGCGGCCTATGCGCCGTTGCTGCTGGGGCGCGATCCGCTGGAGACCGAAAAGCTGTGGACTCAGCTCTACCACACCTTTCGTGACCAGGGCCAGCGCGGCATCAGCGTGACCGCACTGTCCGGTATCGACGTCGCGTTGTGGGACATCAAGGGCAAGTTTTTCGACGTGCCGGTATCGACCTTGCTGGGCGGGCGGTTTCGTGAGTCCGTCAAGGCCTATGCAACCGGCTCGTTCCGCAAAGACGGCGTCGATCCGGTCGCGGACATCGCAGCGGAAGTGGCCGGCTATCGCGACCAAGGCTTCCATGCGGTCAAAATTAAAATTGGCTTTGACGTCGAGCAGGACCTAGAAATTATCCGCACCGTGCGTGACGTCATCGGGCCGGACATGCGGCTGATGATTGACGGCAATCATGGCTACGATGTGATCGAGGCGATTGAGGTCGGCCGTCGCGCCGCGCCCCATCGGATTGACTGGTTTGAAGAGCCCGTCCTGCCTGAATTATTGGCGGCCTATGCTGAAGTCAAAGCTGGACAGCCCATCCCCGTCGCCGGTGGTGAAACCTGGCACGGGCGCTGGGGCATGCAAGCCCCGGTCGAACAGCGCTGTATCGATATCTTGCAACCGGATTTGTGTGGGGCGGGTGGCTTTAGCGAGTGCCGTCGGATCGCGGATTTTGCCGGCCTACATGGTATTCGGTTGGTACCACACGTGTGGGGGACCGCGGTTCAGATTGCTGCCAGTTTGCAATTCATTGCGGCGATGGTGCCCAGTCCGCCGCGGCGTAACCCGATCGAGCCAATATTGGAATTCGACCGGACCGAAAATCCCTTTCGTCAGGCCGTGGTGACGACGCCAATCGAGCACGTCAAGGGTGTGGTCGCGATCCCATCCGGTCCTGGCCTCGGCATCGAGATTAACCGGGATGCCGTGGCGGAATTTTCGGTGTGCCGGCCCTAA
- the kdgD gene encoding 5-dehydro-4-deoxyglucarate dehydratase, translating to MDPTQLKSALGAGLLSFPVTPFDDQDRFNANVYERHVNWLSGFEATALFAAGGTGELFSLDPSEIPTIVRSAKAAAGDTPIIAGCGYGTAMAVRIAQQAEAAGADGILLLPHYLIDAPQEGLYAHIKAVCDAVSVGVMVYNRGNSVLLPDTLKRLCDVCPNLIGFKDGTGDIGLVRQITVEMGDRLTYLGGMPTAELFAEAYLGAGFTTYSSAVFNFVPGLACEFYRELRAGNRPRTEQILQSFFYPFMQIRNRKKGYAVSAIKSGVRAVGFDAGPVRAPLTDLTDYEAGMLKELIEQHRA from the coding sequence ATGGATCCCACCCAATTAAAGTCGGCATTAGGCGCAGGCCTGTTGTCTTTCCCGGTCACACCCTTTGATGACCAAGATCGCTTTAATGCCAACGTCTACGAGCGCCACGTCAATTGGCTGTCCGGATTTGAAGCGACTGCTTTGTTTGCCGCCGGCGGCACTGGCGAGCTTTTCTCGCTGGATCCGAGTGAAATTCCAACGATTGTCCGCAGCGCCAAAGCCGCCGCGGGTGACACCCCAATCATCGCCGGCTGTGGCTACGGCACCGCGATGGCGGTGCGTATTGCCCAGCAAGCCGAAGCGGCCGGTGCCGACGGCATTTTGTTGCTGCCGCATTACTTGATTGATGCCCCGCAAGAGGGCCTGTATGCCCATATCAAGGCGGTGTGTGACGCGGTCTCGGTCGGTGTCATGGTCTATAACCGCGGCAACAGCGTGTTGTTGCCCGACACCTTAAAGCGCCTGTGCGATGTGTGCCCGAACCTGATCGGGTTCAAGGACGGCACGGGCGATATTGGCTTGGTCCGCCAGATCACGGTTGAAATGGGGGATCGGCTGACTTACCTCGGTGGCATGCCGACGGCGGAGCTGTTTGCCGAGGCCTATTTAGGCGCCGGTTTCACCACCTATTCGTCGGCGGTGTTCAATTTCGTACCGGGCTTGGCGTGCGAGTTTTACCGCGAACTGCGCGCGGGTAACCGGCCCCGGACCGAGCAGATCCTGCAATCGTTTTTCTATCCTTTTATGCAAATTCGCAACCGCAAAAAAGGCTACGCGGTGTCGGCGATCAAGTCCGGAGTTCGCGCAGTCGGGTTTGACGCCGGCCCGGTGCGCGCGCCCTTGACCGATTTGACCGACTACGAGGCGGGGATGCTGAAGGAACTGATTGAGCAGCACCGCGCATGA
- a CDS encoding FadR/GntR family transcriptional regulator: MKPAASPAQTKARAIAAGLEQLLASGALAVGDRLPSESSLAATHGVSRTVVREAIAVLRACGLVQSRQGAGVYVIRQTRFGNELLKPVDPSRVSSAIELLELRAAVEIEAAGLAAERRSPAQEGRVLEACATFQSALDRAEPTADADFAFHQSIALATNNPRFAEFLNMIGSSIIPRRRISGEGEDQVSADYLRKIQGEHEAIASAISQSDPGAARAAMRAHLEGSSVRYRAMIE, from the coding sequence GTGAAGCCAGCCGCCAGTCCCGCGCAAACCAAAGCCCGTGCCATCGCGGCCGGATTGGAGCAACTGCTGGCCAGCGGCGCCCTCGCCGTCGGCGACCGACTGCCGAGCGAATCCAGTTTGGCTGCCACCCACGGCGTCAGCCGAACGGTGGTGCGCGAGGCGATCGCGGTCTTGCGTGCGTGCGGGCTGGTCCAATCGCGTCAAGGTGCGGGTGTGTATGTCATCCGCCAGACCCGGTTTGGCAACGAGTTGTTGAAGCCAGTGGATCCCAGCCGGGTGTCGTCGGCGATCGAATTGTTGGAGTTGCGTGCGGCGGTCGAGATAGAGGCGGCGGGGCTGGCGGCCGAACGTCGCTCACCGGCTCAAGAGGGGCGGGTACTGGAAGCCTGCGCTACCTTTCAGAGCGCGTTGGACCGGGCCGAACCCACCGCGGACGCCGACTTTGCCTTTCACCAGAGCATTGCCTTGGCGACCAACAATCCGCGCTTTGCCGAATTTTTGAACATGATCGGCAGCAGCATCATCCCGCGCCGCCGAATTTCAGGCGAGGGCGAGGACCAGGTCTCGGCCGATTATTTGCGTAAAATTCAGGGCGAGCACGAGGCCATTGCATCGGCCATTAGCCAGAGCGATCCAGGCGCTGCGCGGGCAGCGATGCGCGCCCACCTTGAGGGCAGCAGTGTGCGCTACCGCGCCATGATTGAGTGA
- a CDS encoding NAD-dependent epimerase/dehydratase family protein gives MKKLLITGAAGGLGQLLLEPLGQLADSLRLTDIVDASDRAQGHEFIRGDLADAAFVDAAVAGCDGILHLGGISVEDQFEKILSANIAGLNNLYVAAQRHGQPRIIFASSNHTIGFHPSGARLDVHSPTRPDSFYGVSKCFGESLASMYYEKTGQQTALVRIGSCVPKPLDIRMLSTWLSPRDFIDLIARIFAVDTLGCPIIYGASANGQGWWDNRHVDWLGWHPQDDGETFRSEIEARTSAADRAELLIHQGGRFVTAPLPHLS, from the coding sequence TTGAAAAAACTGTTGATTACGGGCGCCGCCGGCGGGCTGGGACAGCTACTGCTGGAGCCACTTGGCCAGCTTGCCGACTCCCTTCGCCTGACCGATATTGTTGACGCCAGCGACCGCGCCCAGGGCCACGAATTCATCCGTGGGGATCTGGCGGACGCGGCGTTTGTCGATGCCGCAGTCGCCGGCTGCGATGGCATTTTGCACTTGGGCGGCATTTCGGTTGAAGACCAGTTTGAGAAAATTCTGAGCGCTAACATTGCCGGCCTGAACAACCTGTATGTTGCGGCACAGCGCCACGGCCAACCGCGCATTATTTTCGCCAGTTCCAACCACACCATCGGATTCCATCCCAGTGGCGCGCGCCTTGATGTGCACTCGCCGACCCGTCCCGACAGCTTTTATGGCGTATCCAAGTGCTTTGGTGAGTCGCTGGCGTCGATGTATTATGAGAAAACCGGCCAGCAAACGGCGCTGGTTCGGATCGGATCCTGCGTCCCCAAGCCGCTGGATATCCGGATGCTGTCGACTTGGCTGAGCCCGCGTGATTTTATAGATTTGATTGCGCGGATTTTTGCGGTCGACACGCTAGGGTGCCCGATTATTTACGGCGCCTCGGCGAACGGCCAAGGCTGGTGGGATAACCGCCATGTTGACTGGCTGGGATGGCACCCCCAAGACGACGGCGAAACCTTTCGCAGCGAAATTGAAGCGCGCACCAGCGCAGCCGATCGTGCCGAACTACTCATTCACCAGGGCGGCCGTTTCGTCACGGCGCCACTGCCCCACTTATCATAG
- a CDS encoding aldehyde dehydrogenase (NADP(+)) produces MLTGKHLIAGQWMDAADTFDSSPASGPAHRFYSGTPALVDQAVKAAEAAYESYAFLPDATRAAFLNRIADEIEARGDEITEIGVQETGLPAARLQGERGRTTGQLRLFASHILAGDYLDVRHDEALPERAPLPRPDLWLMQRPVGPVAVFGASNFPLAFSTAGGDTASALAAGCPVVVKGHSAHPGTGELVAQAIDAAIKALDLDPGVFSLVQGGNRSVGEALVQHPLIQAVGFTGSLGGGRALFDLCAQRPTPIPFFGELGSVNPMFVLADALDARGAQIGAGWAASLAMGAGQFCTNPGVAVVVAGDGFDAFQQAVLDGLQATPDQTMLTDGIAQAYRDGSAHIQSIEGVEQLIGAECGIRAAAPYLFSVDAATWLAAEALSEEVFGPLGIIVRAESAEQMQQIARGLKGQLTCTLHLDDGDHAVAAALLPVLERKAGRLLANGFPTGVEVSDTMVHGGPYPASTNFGATSVGTMAIRRFMRPVCYQNMPADLRHSQLR; encoded by the coding sequence ATGCTGACCGGAAAACACCTGATCGCGGGCCAATGGATGGACGCCGCCGACACCTTTGACTCATCACCCGCCAGCGGCCCCGCACACCGTTTTTATAGCGGTACGCCGGCGCTGGTCGATCAGGCTGTCAAGGCCGCCGAAGCTGCCTACGAAAGCTATGCGTTTTTGCCCGACGCGACCCGCGCTGCGTTTTTGAACCGCATTGCCGATGAAATCGAAGCCCGTGGCGATGAAATCACCGAAATTGGCGTCCAAGAAACCGGCCTGCCCGCGGCCCGACTGCAGGGCGAGCGCGGCCGCACCACGGGCCAATTACGGTTATTTGCCAGCCATATCTTAGCCGGCGACTACTTGGATGTGCGCCATGACGAAGCGCTGCCCGAGCGCGCGCCACTGCCGCGGCCGGATCTGTGGTTGATGCAGCGCCCGGTCGGCCCCGTGGCCGTGTTCGGCGCGTCAAACTTTCCCTTGGCATTTTCCACCGCCGGCGGCGACACCGCCTCGGCACTGGCCGCCGGTTGCCCGGTCGTGGTTAAGGGTCACTCGGCCCACCCCGGCACCGGCGAATTGGTGGCCCAGGCCATTGACGCCGCGATCAAGGCACTGGATCTGGATCCCGGTGTGTTCTCGTTGGTCCAGGGCGGCAACCGCAGCGTCGGCGAGGCACTGGTCCAGCATCCGCTGATTCAGGCCGTTGGGTTCACCGGCTCGCTGGGCGGCGGACGCGCCCTGTTCGATTTGTGTGCACAACGCCCGACCCCCATACCGTTCTTTGGCGAACTGGGATCGGTCAACCCAATGTTTGTGCTGGCGGATGCGCTCGATGCCCGCGGCGCCCAGATCGGGGCCGGCTGGGCCGCGTCATTGGCCATGGGTGCGGGCCAGTTCTGTACCAACCCCGGCGTTGCCGTGGTGGTCGCAGGCGACGGATTCGACGCCTTCCAGCAAGCGGTGTTGGACGGCTTACAGGCGACCCCCGATCAGACCATGCTGACCGACGGCATCGCCCAAGCCTACCGTGACGGCAGTGCCCACATTCAATCCATTGAAGGTGTGGAGCAATTGATCGGCGCCGAATGCGGCATCCGTGCGGCCGCGCCCTACCTGTTCAGCGTCGACGCCGCCACCTGGTTGGCGGCCGAGGCGTTATCGGAAGAGGTCTTCGGTCCGCTGGGCATCATTGTTCGCGCCGAATCAGCCGAGCAAATGCAGCAGATCGCCCGCGGGCTAAAAGGCCAGCTGACCTGTACCTTGCACCTGGACGATGGCGACCATGCGGTGGCGGCGGCGCTGTTGCCGGTGCTGGAACGCAAGGCCGGGCGACTGCTGGCGAATGGTTTCCCAACCGGCGTCGAAGTCAGCGACACCATGGTTCACGGCGGGCCCTACCCGGCCTCGACCAACTTCGGTGCGACCTCGGTCGGAACCATGGCGATCCGCCGCTTTATGCGCCCAGTGTGCTACCAAAACATGCCGGCTGACTTGCGTCACAGCCAGTTGCGGTAG
- a CDS encoding gluconokinase, which produces MSRCILVMGVSGTGKSTLGGALATRLGGRFVDADDHHSAANVAKMSAGQGLTDDDRWPWLAQVAAVSQPRANETVVLACSALKASYRDRLRDTIPGLAVVFIDGDADTLHARLSARSDHFMPPSQVALQLQTLEVPTPNELLCAVGLDDPTSQQVRTIERALSR; this is translated from the coding sequence ATGTCCCGCTGCATTTTGGTCATGGGCGTTTCCGGCACCGGTAAATCGACGCTGGGAGGCGCCCTCGCCACACGGTTAGGTGGGCGCTTTGTTGACGCCGACGATCATCACTCGGCGGCTAATGTGGCCAAGATGAGTGCGGGTCAGGGACTGACGGATGATGATCGCTGGCCTTGGTTGGCGCAGGTCGCGGCGGTCTCCCAGCCGCGCGCGAATGAAACCGTGGTACTCGCATGTTCCGCGCTAAAAGCCAGCTACCGTGATCGTTTACGCGACACCATTCCCGGGTTAGCGGTGGTCTTTATTGACGGCGATGCCGACACCCTGCACGCGCGTTTATCGGCGCGCAGCGACCATTTCATGCCGCCCAGTCAAGTCGCCCTGCAATTGCAAACGTTGGAGGTTCCCACTCCGAACGAGCTGCTGTGCGCGGTGGGGCTGGATGACCCGACCTCACAGCAAGTTCGGACCATCGAGCGCGCACTGTCCCGATAG
- the rhaI gene encoding L-rhamnose catabolism isomerase, translating to MKMIDQQLVQEHNERLVTGVEDDFAALSVKLARVGVDADAMVARAKGFAVALPSWGLGTGGTRFARFPGPGEPRNIFEKVSDCAVVHQLGAATPTISLHIPWDTPSDPSELLGFATERDMAFDAMNSNTFQDQLDQPHSYKYGSLSSADKGAREQAIAHNIEVIELGQKLGSSALTVWVGDGSNFPGQQDFTRTFERYLESTKSVYQALPDDWKMLLEHKIFEPAFYSTVIQDWGSSYLAATEIGQRCACLVDLGHHAPNVNIEMIVARLAQFGKLGGFHFNDSKYGDDDLDSGSINPYQLFLVFNELVNLEMSGRPFSPFYMLDQSHNVTDPIESLIYSAAEVQRAFVKASLIDREALAAFQDDNDPMMAQATLKAAYNLDVEPILQMARYQSGGAIDPVIAYRASGYRAQCGIDRPAAKTLSSGIV from the coding sequence ATGAAAATGATTGACCAACAGTTGGTGCAAGAGCACAACGAGCGCCTGGTGACTGGCGTAGAGGACGACTTTGCTGCGTTGAGCGTGAAGCTAGCGCGTGTTGGCGTTGACGCCGATGCCATGGTGGCACGTGCCAAGGGCTTTGCCGTGGCGCTGCCGTCATGGGGGTTGGGGACCGGGGGCACGCGATTTGCCCGATTCCCCGGCCCAGGTGAACCACGCAATATTTTTGAAAAGGTTAGCGATTGCGCGGTCGTTCATCAGTTAGGCGCAGCCACGCCGACTATCTCCTTACATATCCCATGGGATACGCCGTCCGACCCCAGCGAGTTGTTGGGTTTTGCCACCGAGCGCGACATGGCATTCGATGCCATGAACTCAAATACCTTTCAGGATCAGCTAGATCAGCCGCACTCCTATAAGTACGGCAGTTTGAGCAGTGCTGACAAGGGCGCACGAGAGCAAGCGATTGCGCATAACATCGAGGTCATTGAACTCGGTCAAAAACTTGGATCGAGCGCGTTGACGGTGTGGGTCGGCGACGGCTCTAATTTTCCAGGGCAGCAAGATTTTACGCGAACATTTGAGCGCTACCTGGAGTCAACTAAGTCGGTGTATCAAGCACTTCCGGACGATTGGAAAATGTTACTTGAACACAAAATCTTTGAGCCGGCGTTTTACTCGACGGTGATTCAGGATTGGGGCAGTTCGTACTTGGCGGCGACCGAAATTGGTCAACGCTGTGCGTGTTTGGTGGATCTTGGTCATCATGCGCCCAATGTTAATATCGAAATGATCGTGGCGCGTTTAGCTCAGTTTGGAAAGCTTGGGGGGTTCCACTTTAATGACAGCAAGTACGGCGATGATGACCTAGACAGTGGTTCAATTAATCCTTATCAGTTGTTCCTGGTTTTCAATGAGCTGGTGAACCTTGAAATGAGCGGGCGACCATTTTCGCCGTTTTACATGCTCGATCAGTCCCACAACGTGACGGACCCGATAGAAAGCTTGATCTATAGCGCAGCCGAAGTGCAGCGCGCTTTTGTTAAGGCCTCACTTATCGACCGCGAGGCATTGGCAGCCTTTCAAGATGACAATGACCCGATGATGGCCCAGGCGACCCTTAAGGCCGCCTACAACCTTGATGTGGAGCCAATTTTACAAATGGCGCGCTATCAAAGTGGTGGTGCAATTGATCCGGTTATCGCCTATCGCGCCAGTGGTTACCGTGCGCAGTGTGGAATCGACCGCCCAGCTGCCAAGACCTTGTCGTCCGGGATCGTTTAA
- a CDS encoding bifunctional rhamnulose-1-phosphate aldolase/short-chain dehydrogenase, with protein sequence MSGHEHAVNLVPNMWDDNVAESMSEPELLQYRSNLLGSDKRVTNYGGGNTSAKVDSVDPVTGETAAVLWVKGSGGDIGSMDLGGFATLYLDKLNHLKGLYRGVEHEDEMVGYLPHCTFNLNTRAASIDTPLHSYVPFKHVDHLHPDSVIAIAASRNSKAITAEVFGDDIGWLPWRRPGFQLGLDLEQIARENPSLKGVVLEAHGLFTWADSSKDCYALSLAMINKAQAWLDRKIDPALVFGGARTHALLPDQRLRVAERLMPVIRGKSSADQRQVGHFNDSSEVLEFVNSAQLKELAELGTSCPDHFLRTKIKPLVLGFQPDQPNVDDVIEQLDAALEHYRADYSAYYSRCKRADSPPIRDANPVVYLVPGVGMFTFAKDKATARIAGEFYVNAINVMRGASSVDEYMGLPEQEAFDIEYWLLEEAKLQRMPKPKSLAGRIAVITGGAGGIGKASAVRLLSEGACVLLTDIDQASLEATVAELSDVYGADQVDGFAMNVTDEDDVIGAFGYCAQRFGGVDVVVSNAGIASSAPLEETTLESWEFNQSILSTGYFLVAREGFRSMTSQGIGGEFVFVASKNGLVASANASAYCVAKAAEIQLSRCVALEGAVHGIRSNVVNPDAVLRGSKIWSGKWKEERASAYNLDADSLEEHYRARSMLKRNVFPEDIANGVYFFVSDQSAKSTGNILNVDAGHAPSFTR encoded by the coding sequence ATGAGCGGTCATGAGCACGCAGTAAATCTGGTCCCTAACATGTGGGACGACAACGTAGCCGAGTCGATGAGCGAGCCTGAGTTACTTCAATACCGCTCGAATCTACTTGGATCCGATAAGCGTGTAACCAACTACGGGGGCGGAAACACGTCTGCGAAGGTGGACAGTGTCGATCCGGTGACGGGTGAAACGGCGGCTGTTTTGTGGGTCAAGGGCTCTGGTGGCGATATCGGCAGTATGGATTTGGGCGGTTTCGCGACGCTTTACCTTGACAAGCTAAATCATCTAAAAGGGTTATATCGCGGGGTCGAACACGAAGACGAGATGGTCGGCTACTTGCCTCACTGCACATTTAACCTGAACACTCGTGCCGCCAGTATCGATACGCCCTTGCACTCGTATGTGCCATTTAAGCATGTGGATCACTTGCACCCTGATTCGGTGATTGCGATTGCTGCGAGCCGTAACAGCAAAGCGATTACAGCTGAGGTTTTTGGTGACGATATTGGTTGGTTGCCGTGGCGCCGTCCAGGGTTCCAGTTGGGGTTGGACCTGGAGCAGATTGCTCGTGAAAATCCATCACTTAAAGGTGTTGTACTTGAAGCTCATGGGCTGTTCACCTGGGCCGATTCGTCCAAGGATTGCTATGCCCTGTCGCTTGCCATGATTAACAAAGCGCAGGCCTGGTTGGATCGAAAAATCGATCCGGCACTAGTTTTTGGCGGCGCACGGACTCACGCGTTGCTGCCGGATCAGCGTTTGCGGGTTGCTGAGCGTTTGATGCCGGTAATTCGAGGCAAGAGCAGTGCTGACCAGCGTCAGGTCGGCCATTTTAATGACAGCTCAGAGGTGCTTGAGTTTGTTAACAGCGCACAACTAAAAGAGCTGGCAGAACTGGGCACCTCATGCCCTGACCATTTTTTGCGAACTAAGATCAAGCCGCTGGTGCTCGGGTTTCAGCCTGATCAACCGAATGTCGACGATGTTATCGAACAACTAGACGCGGCGTTGGAGCACTATCGAGCGGACTACAGCGCCTACTATTCGCGCTGCAAGCGGGCTGACAGTCCGCCGATACGTGATGCCAACCCAGTTGTCTACCTAGTGCCTGGTGTTGGTATGTTCACCTTTGCCAAGGATAAAGCGACGGCTCGAATTGCCGGTGAGTTTTATGTTAACGCCATCAACGTCATGCGTGGCGCAAGCAGTGTTGACGAGTACATGGGGCTGCCGGAACAGGAAGCCTTTGACATCGAGTATTGGTTGCTGGAAGAGGCGAAGTTACAGCGAATGCCCAAGCCCAAGAGCTTGGCCGGTCGTATCGCCGTGATCACGGGCGGTGCGGGTGGTATCGGTAAAGCGTCCGCCGTGCGGTTGTTGAGTGAGGGCGCGTGTGTGCTATTGACGGATATCGACCAAGCAAGCTTAGAGGCCACTGTGGCTGAGTTGTCGGATGTGTATGGCGCGGATCAAGTAGACGGTTTTGCGATGAACGTAACTGATGAGGATGACGTGATCGGCGCATTTGGATACTGCGCGCAACGATTCGGTGGTGTTGACGTGGTTGTGTCCAATGCCGGTATCGCCTCGTCGGCGCCCTTGGAAGAAACCACCTTAGAGAGCTGGGAGTTCAATCAATCGATTTTATCGACCGGCTATTTTTTAGTCGCGCGAGAGGGATTTAGGTCGATGACGAGCCAGGGCATCGGTGGTGAGTTCGTTTTTGTGGCTAGCAAAAATGGCTTGGTCGCATCAGCCAATGCGTCAGCTTATTGTGTCGCCAAAGCGGCTGAAATTCAGCTGTCTCGATGCGTCGCATTGGAAGGTGCCGTGCACGGTATTCGCTCAAACGTGGTTAACCCGGATGCGGTGTTACGCGGATCCAAAATTTGGTCCGGTAAATGGAAAGAGGAACGCGCGAGTGCATACAACCTTGACGCCGATAGTCTTGAGGAGCACTACCGCGCCCGAAGCATGCTTAAACGCAATGTATTCCCTGAGGACATCGCCAATGGCGTTTACTTCTTCGTTTCTGATCAGTCGGCTAAATCAACCGGCAACATTCTAAATGTCGACGCGGGCCATGCGCCTTCGTTTACTCGCTAA
- a CDS encoding DeoR/GlpR family DNA-binding transcription regulator: protein MKDIDWREALMHEIERHRIIKAETTSRPVVTVGYLVELLGASEATIRRDIAYLHKEGLLRRVRGGAEALRPPTTTNLAGRPFSVTQAINAKIKRGIAKQAATLCTEGDSIIIGGGSTAFMMAEHIRDRRLQVMTNSFVIAEYLVKNSNCTVTLPAGKVYRDQNLILSPFDQDGSFGFYASKIFFGAQGIGPLGVVETDPQIAQGTTRLLRQAERRVLLIDSSKFSQRSSLIVSQLADLDVVITDAGADKSARALIQEHGCQLIITDDQATEN from the coding sequence ATGAAAGATATTGATTGGAGAGAGGCCCTGATGCACGAAATTGAACGACACAGAATCATAAAAGCCGAGACTACATCTCGACCTGTTGTCACCGTCGGCTACTTGGTCGAATTGCTCGGAGCCTCGGAGGCCACCATTCGGCGCGACATCGCCTACTTACATAAAGAAGGCTTGTTAAGGCGAGTACGCGGCGGGGCCGAAGCACTGCGGCCACCGACGACAACGAATCTTGCGGGCCGACCATTTTCGGTGACACAGGCCATAAACGCCAAGATTAAGCGCGGCATCGCCAAACAGGCCGCGACACTGTGTACCGAGGGCGATTCGATCATCATCGGCGGCGGCAGTACCGCTTTTATGATGGCGGAGCATATACGAGACAGGCGATTGCAAGTCATGACCAACTCCTTTGTCATCGCGGAGTACTTGGTCAAAAACAGCAATTGCACGGTGACCCTTCCGGCTGGAAAGGTATATCGAGATCAAAACCTGATCTTGAGTCCTTTTGACCAGGATGGCTCCTTCGGGTTTTACGCGTCGAAAATCTTCTTTGGCGCACAAGGTATTGGGCCTTTGGGCGTGGTCGAAACCGACCCCCAAATTGCCCAGGGAACGACTCGTTTGCTTCGTCAAGCTGAGCGAAGAGTCCTTCTGATAGACAGCTCCAAATTTAGCCAGCGAAGTAGTCTTATCGTGAGCCAGCTGGCGGACTTGGATGTTGTGATCACAGACGCCGGCGCAGATAAAAGCGCGCGCGCCTTGATCCAAGAGCACGGTTGCCAACTGATCATCACCGATGATCAGGCAACCGAAAACTAG